A genome region from Pseudomonas sp. N3-W includes the following:
- a CDS encoding RHS repeat-associated core domain-containing protein, giving the protein MNPGIYSQTPQLAVIDNRGLPVRQVVYSRRDNSELIPEARVTVLQHDAAGRLVAQRAPRFLAPTTRPNLKTVYSLPGAALFTDSIDAGWRLALPGEAGQVLERWDGRGSHWQNEFDEQWRPTAIHEHTEGSDWRTIERLTYAGNATEFAERNQCGRLIRHDDPAGTLLFEEFGLKGGGLEQTRHFLRELESPDWPELVADRDTLLEPSAGAMSRSRFNVLGGAIEQTDAKGHRQLFSQTVAGQLREVRLQLAKDTAPTTLITAIQYNAYGQTELEVAGNGAITTLEYAPEDGRLTRLQVKLGSNSLQDLRYTYDPVGNVLSIEDAAMSIRYFANQRIEPISRYGYDSLYQMIFATGWEAGGPNQGPQFSTFDDPVPCANYRQTYRYDVGSNLLELNHDGPQSRGHRLVAATHSNRCLPVCEGVEPDEEDFRKGFDANGNLLNLQPGQVLSWDLRDRLRKVLLVERDSGPDDSERYVYAADGMRVRKIRSTLTSAQMLIAEVRYLPSLEIRTHSGTGEVLNVISVQAGHSSVRVLHWESAPPKDSANDQYRYNLNDHLRSCTLELDSAGEVISQERYHPFGTTAWFAGKGEVEASYKTVRYSGKERDATGLYYYGFRYYVACWQRWLNPDPAGEVDGMNLYVMVRSNPVTLKDLDGRQSNFNELFKPARGDLIFGLSKAIELNLSWVAALTGRGDYLAKYFTGDDIATLEEGLNPVRDRYDSFRSMSNFMGQGSSGSAGGKSGFWGGLYQPLGELVGIIERDFYSGVKSKYSGWMATSANKKFAENYTRELARTDYSVRKTFEKFVGVDEGLFNQKLLSRASKAGLSTVLNSGRDDMIHFMLDGLDMEQVILKTRPSATSSELRYLFRNTDKLENKVNFYEGHQRVEAPWKKNPIEWSRYKPSRVNKPSAASQH; this is encoded by the coding sequence TTGAACCCGGGCATTTATTCACAAACCCCACAGCTGGCGGTCATCGACAACCGTGGCTTGCCGGTACGTCAGGTGGTGTACAGTCGGCGGGATAATAGTGAGCTCATTCCCGAAGCGCGGGTTACGGTCCTGCAGCATGACGCCGCCGGGCGATTGGTGGCCCAGCGCGCCCCGCGGTTTCTGGCCCCCACGACCCGGCCAAACCTGAAAACGGTTTATAGCCTGCCCGGCGCGGCGTTGTTCACTGACAGTATCGATGCCGGATGGCGTCTGGCATTGCCGGGCGAGGCCGGGCAGGTGTTGGAGCGCTGGGATGGTCGGGGCAGTCATTGGCAGAACGAGTTCGACGAACAGTGGCGGCCGACTGCGATCCATGAACACACTGAGGGTTCGGACTGGCGAACCATCGAGCGGCTGACCTACGCCGGCAATGCGACCGAGTTCGCCGAGCGAAATCAGTGCGGGCGGTTGATCCGCCACGATGATCCGGCAGGCACCCTGCTGTTCGAGGAGTTTGGATTGAAGGGGGGGGGGCTTGAGCAAACCCGGCATTTTCTGCGGGAGCTGGAGTCCCCCGACTGGCCTGAACTTGTGGCAGATCGTGACACGCTGCTGGAGCCCAGCGCCGGGGCGATGAGCCGGTCACGCTTCAATGTGCTGGGCGGTGCGATCGAACAGACCGATGCCAAAGGCCACCGACAGTTGTTCAGCCAGACCGTCGCCGGTCAGTTGCGTGAGGTTCGCCTGCAACTGGCGAAAGACACCGCGCCGACAACCCTGATCACCGCCATCCAGTACAACGCCTATGGCCAGACAGAGCTGGAAGTTGCCGGCAACGGCGCAATCACCACTCTGGAATACGCGCCCGAAGATGGTCGCCTAACCCGGCTTCAGGTCAAACTAGGCAGCAACAGTCTGCAAGACCTGCGGTATACCTATGACCCTGTGGGCAATGTGCTCAGTATCGAAGACGCTGCAATGTCGATTCGGTACTTCGCCAATCAGCGCATCGAGCCGATCAGCCGGTATGGCTATGACAGTCTTTATCAGATGATCTTCGCCACCGGCTGGGAGGCGGGTGGCCCCAACCAAGGTCCGCAGTTTTCGACGTTTGACGATCCCGTTCCCTGCGCCAATTACCGCCAGACCTACCGCTACGATGTGGGCAGCAATTTATTGGAATTGAACCACGACGGCCCGCAAAGTCGCGGCCACCGGCTGGTCGCGGCGACGCACAGCAATCGCTGTCTGCCGGTGTGCGAGGGAGTGGAACCGGACGAGGAGGACTTCCGCAAAGGTTTCGATGCCAATGGCAATTTGCTCAATCTGCAACCGGGGCAAGTCTTGAGCTGGGACCTGCGTGACCGTTTGCGCAAAGTGCTGCTGGTAGAACGCGATTCCGGCCCCGACGATAGCGAGCGTTACGTCTACGCCGCCGACGGCATGCGCGTGCGCAAAATCCGCTCGACGCTAACCAGTGCCCAAATGCTGATCGCAGAAGTCCGTTATCTACCCAGCCTGGAAATCCGCACTCACAGCGGCACCGGCGAAGTCCTGAACGTAATCAGTGTCCAGGCTGGGCACAGTAGTGTGCGGGTACTACACTGGGAATCCGCGCCCCCCAAGGACAGTGCCAATGATCAATACCGCTACAATCTGAATGATCATCTGCGTTCCTGCACCTTGGAACTAGACAGCGCGGGCGAGGTGATCAGCCAGGAGCGTTATCACCCCTTTGGCACCACCGCGTGGTTCGCCGGCAAGGGGGAAGTCGAGGCGAGTTATAAAACCGTGCGATATTCGGGGAAAGAGCGGGATGCGACCGGGCTTTATTATTATGGGTTCAGGTATTACGTGGCGTGCTGGCAACGGTGGTTGAATCCGGATCCGGCGGGTGAAGTTGATGGGATGAACCTTTATGTAATGGTTCGCAGTAATCCCGTGACGCTCAAGGATCTGGATGGCCGGCAAAGTAACTTTAATGAACTTTTCAAACCTGCTCGAGGTGATTTGATATTCGGATTAAGTAAGGCAATAGAACTTAATTTAAGTTGGGTGGCTGCATTGACGGGGCGGGGGGATTATCTTGCGAAGTATTTTACGGGGGATGATATCGCCACGCTTGAGGAAGGTCTTAACCCTGTTCGGGATAGATACGATAGCTTCAGAAGTATGAGTAATTTTATGGGGCAGGGCTCTTCCGGGAGTGCGGGCGGAAAATCGGGATTTTGGGGGGGGCTGTATCAGCCACTTGGAGAGTTAGTAGGCATAATTGAGCGGGATTTTTATTCTGGGGTAAAATCCAAATACAGTGGCTGGATGGCGACCTCGGCTAACAAAAAATTTGCTGAAAATTACACAAGGGAATTGGCTCGCACAGATTACTCTGTGCGTAAAACGTTTGAGAAATTTGTGGGTGTTGATGAGGGATTATTTAATCAAAAATTATTAAGTCGCGCGAGCAAAGCAGGGCTTTCAACTGTGCTGAATTCTGGACGGGACGACATGATCCATTTTATGCTTGATGGTCTGGATATGGAACAGGTCATATTAAAAACTCGGCCGTCTGCTACCTCATCGGAACTACGCTATCTTTTTCGTAACACCGACAAGTTGGAAAACAAAGTAAACTTTTATGAGGGCCATCAACGTGTAGAAGCACCATGGAAAAAAAACCCGATAGAGTGGAGTCGTTACAAACCGTCTCGAGTGAACAAACCAAGCGCAGCTTCTCAGCATTAG
- a CDS encoding RHS repeat-associated core domain-containing protein: MNPTIHCHTPTLAAVDARRLPVRTIAYHRTLANDTPQARVNRQAYDSMGRLVEQWDPRLWALVEARATVPANQTSVYSLSGQVLASTSVDAGWRVNLPAESGQSLRRWDNRGSESRFEYEHDALLRPVAVFEHAPGEIERCVERLRYAGPEAAVHNLCGQMIRHDDTAGSLMVHDAGLNGGILQQSRRFLSLETTPNWPLEEPQCDALLEPGAGAVTHQRYSALGESLTHTDAKGHRQRFAYTVAGQLHSTWLQLAGEAEQILVSAMVYNAFGQAETETAGNGVVTIARYSSLDGRLEQLLARKANGTRLQDLTYDYDPAGNILSIRDAAQPVRHFNNQRIEPVSTYRYDTLYQLIEATGRESAMVAQGPDLSGLQDPNQLANYTQNYSYDEGGNLTTLHHVGAQCYTREMQVEAHSNRSVPKDEIDLAVAFDPNGNLQELQPGQDLSWDLRNQLRQVTPVERVEAANDDEVYVYDGGGQRVRKVRHCQARSVMHRAEVRYLPGVELRTNTATGETLQVISVSAGRSGVRVLHWESGQGLPEGMVNDQLRYSLSDHLGSSSVELDEQARLISQEGYYPYAGTAWWAGRNSTEAKYKTIRYSGKERDATGLYYYGFRYYAPWLNRWINPDPAGDTDGLNLYRMVRNNPISFLDPDGRNPTPLDIKMVYFEMLERGKAWHGSGFSQQLDGYKAFADRAALNMPDFRAPGTITLDLDETIFKLGMTNESFHLVHFSSKDIQSTDKGVPSGVTFMSRNELGLSGVDFNKDNTAPEDIKKFATTDFAFFSVGLGSASQKPSSRFGYHRYSIPLEEMDTTEHGQYAMLQMNDVLNPWARPVGLSPQKIDDVLGGHLDDVRSFNSPIASNEDPRFSAVAADMVFLAKDMPEAIANRIIFDMHAQPYSPEAKARVYSVSSSEDRDRVVNTFYRPQYLVPIKASLKPSQYTYKNTQP; the protein is encoded by the coding sequence ATGAATCCGACTATTCATTGTCACACTCCAACACTGGCAGCCGTTGATGCTCGACGCCTGCCCGTGAGGACTATTGCCTACCATCGCACCTTGGCCAACGATACTCCGCAGGCGCGAGTGAACCGGCAAGCCTATGACTCTATGGGCCGCTTGGTCGAGCAATGGGATCCTCGGCTGTGGGCCTTAGTGGAAGCACGCGCTACGGTGCCGGCAAACCAAACTTCGGTGTATAGCTTGTCAGGCCAGGTGCTGGCCAGCACCAGTGTCGACGCCGGGTGGCGAGTAAACCTGCCGGCGGAGTCGGGCCAATCGTTGCGGCGCTGGGACAATCGCGGCAGTGAGTCACGTTTTGAGTATGAGCATGATGCCCTATTACGTCCGGTGGCGGTGTTTGAGCACGCCCCTGGCGAGATCGAACGCTGCGTGGAGCGCTTGCGTTATGCAGGTCCCGAGGCCGCCGTGCACAACCTGTGCGGCCAAATGATCCGCCACGATGATACTGCTGGCAGTCTAATGGTTCACGACGCAGGCCTCAACGGCGGCATCTTACAGCAATCCCGACGGTTTTTATCCCTTGAAACAACCCCGAACTGGCCATTGGAAGAGCCTCAATGCGATGCCCTGCTCGAGCCCGGAGCCGGCGCGGTAACGCACCAGCGGTACAGCGCGCTGGGTGAATCGCTGACACACACCGATGCCAAGGGTCACCGCCAGCGCTTTGCCTATACCGTGGCCGGTCAATTGCACAGCACCTGGCTGCAACTGGCTGGCGAGGCCGAACAGATCCTGGTGTCGGCAATGGTTTACAACGCCTTTGGCCAGGCCGAGACGGAAACCGCCGGCAATGGGGTGGTCACCATCGCCCGCTATTCGTCCCTCGATGGTCGACTGGAGCAACTGCTCGCCCGCAAGGCCAACGGCACGCGGCTACAGGACCTGACTTATGACTATGACCCAGCGGGCAATATCCTGAGCATTCGGGATGCTGCACAGCCGGTGCGCCACTTCAACAACCAGCGCATTGAGCCGGTCAGCACTTACCGCTACGACACCCTGTACCAGCTCATCGAAGCCACCGGCCGGGAGTCTGCTATGGTGGCTCAGGGTCCCGACTTGTCGGGGTTGCAAGACCCCAATCAGTTAGCCAACTACACCCAGAACTATAGCTACGACGAAGGCGGTAACCTGACCACCCTGCACCATGTCGGCGCACAATGTTATACCCGCGAAATGCAGGTGGAGGCCCACAGCAACCGCAGCGTACCGAAAGACGAGATCGATCTTGCGGTAGCATTCGACCCTAACGGTAACCTGCAGGAACTTCAGCCTGGGCAGGACTTGAGCTGGGATCTGCGCAATCAACTGCGCCAAGTCACCCCGGTGGAACGGGTCGAGGCGGCCAATGACGACGAAGTGTATGTCTATGACGGTGGCGGCCAGCGGGTACGGAAAGTTCGCCACTGCCAGGCCCGGAGTGTGATGCACCGGGCCGAGGTGCGCTATCTGCCAGGCGTGGAGTTACGCACGAATACCGCCACCGGTGAAACCCTGCAAGTGATCAGTGTTTCTGCAGGACGCAGCGGGGTTCGTGTGCTGCACTGGGAGTCAGGCCAAGGCCTGCCGGAGGGTATGGTCAATGATCAGTTGCGCTACAGCCTGAGCGATCACCTGGGTAGCAGCAGTGTGGAACTGGATGAGCAGGCCCGGTTAATTAGCCAGGAGGGGTATTACCCCTACGCGGGGACGGCTTGGTGGGCGGGGCGCAATTCGACCGAGGCCAAGTACAAAACGATTCGTTACTCGGGTAAAGAGCGCGATGCAACGGGTTTGTATTACTACGGTTTTAGGTATTATGCGCCATGGCTCAATCGTTGGATCAATCCGGATCCCGCGGGGGATACTGACGGGCTAAACCTATACCGTATGGTCAGGAACAATCCGATTTCGTTTCTCGATCCTGATGGTAGAAACCCAACTCCACTCGATATAAAAATGGTCTATTTCGAAATGTTAGAAAGAGGTAAAGCTTGGCATGGTAGCGGTTTTAGTCAGCAGTTGGATGGTTACAAAGCGTTCGCTGATAGAGCAGCTTTAAACATGCCAGACTTCAGGGCACCAGGAACTATAACTTTAGATTTAGACGAGACGATTTTCAAGCTGGGGATGACAAATGAAAGCTTCCATCTTGTACACTTTTCTAGCAAAGATATTCAATCCACAGATAAAGGAGTACCAAGCGGTGTGACGTTTATGTCTAGAAATGAACTTGGACTTAGTGGCGTTGATTTTAATAAAGACAATACCGCTCCTGAAGACATCAAAAAGTTCGCTACTACGGACTTTGCCTTCTTCTCCGTCGGGTTAGGTTCTGCCTCACAAAAGCCCAGCAGCCGATTCGGATATCATCGGTATAGCATACCACTTGAAGAGATGGACACAACTGAACATGGGCAGTACGCCATGCTCCAGATGAACGACGTGTTGAATCCATGGGCAAGACCAGTAGGACTTTCCCCCCAAAAAATAGATGACGTACTAGGTGGGCATCTGGATGATGTTCGTAGCTTCAATAGTCCGATTGCGTCTAACGAAGATCCTAGATTTTCTGCGGTAGCCGCAGATATGGTGTTCTTAGCTAAAGATATGCCGGAAGCGATAGCAAATAGGATTATTTTTGATATGCACGCCCAGCCCTACTCTCCAGAGGCAAAGGCACGCGTCTATAGTGTAAGTAGCAGTGAGGATCGCGATCGGGTGGTTAATACATTCTATCGACCACAATACCTTGTCCCTATTAAGGCGTCGCTGAAACCTAGTCAGTACACTTACAAAAACACTCAGCCGTAG
- a CDS encoding SpvB/TcaC N-terminal domain-containing protein, protein MAMDTQGKLEINAPSLPKGGGAIQSIGKGWGAVGTNGAASLSLPLPISPGRGFAPALSMGYSSGVGNSPFGIGWALTTNAITLRTTKGVPTYDGNDQVMGPGGDVWMPERNEADGSLIFRTVATYNGSPLGAEHRVVRHWPRIEGEFALIEHWSTPADTAGFWLVHGADGSLHIYGKTGDSRRADPDPEKKDHVGVWMIDESLNTRGEHIIYEYKAEVDAPTAPQLRDYRAQRYLKRVCYGNAEAHPHLYAWVADSWKKEQWHFHLVFDYGERSTELETTPTFDEPQPPIWPERSDPFWNYSYGFELGTRRLCRQVLMFHHFPKELGDTRVLVQRLLLEHRESPLGYNHLTAAHIQAYDSLGQVENRPPMEFSYNACELDPLHPGWTRFPDMPGLNDGQGYQLVDLYGEGMPGVLCRYDNAWYYREPLRAETGVDEVRYSDWKRLDNIPVADHSKPVRQTLTDLTGDGKLDWVVAMPGMCGFFTLDPDRSWSNFIPFDAFPSEFFHPKAHMADLVGDGLSDMALIGTRSVRLYANRREAGFADGIDVPHLDKTAEEDDDDLPPLSDTPTELVAFADVLGSGQAHLVRIRHNEVKCWPNLGRGRFGKGFVLCALPFEYDEFNASQVLLADLDGSGAADLIYLEPDRLRVFMNHAGNGYELISVNLSWPDGVRYDQLCQVSTADLQGLGCSSLIVTVPHMEPRHWRYDFVKAKPYLVNGTCNNMGASSSVTYRSSSQEWLDEKQEQIEDGVETPVSHLPFAMHLVSQQTQIDEITGNRLTQGFRYRGGYYDRIEREFRGFRLLEQTDTEATPAERASAGFTAPILSKTWFHTGEAIDAPRDGYYKRDLQAIPLQPTLLQNYHFNDRSAQALVAPDEDAAREIARSLSGRVVRSEVFAADDAPATAVPYVVQENRYVVRVLRPKGEHQPYAVLQPMDLESISYQYEPHIDDDPLCQHSLNLEWDEYGSVVHTFAVSYARRKTDKDAPPFSDEHQKTWWKDAHDPAQQCWYLTQTKALHIHHLDIEDKEPDLEAWRLGLPYQQRSNALVLEKNELSLDTINHKNLLEWSKDDGKWAKQSVLTGLSLQYYMDPENGKTLDPGKATFEGLPAYVETAELDEVALSAYDELKDEEGNMPFNLKEKLESPEVGYHIMALFLPKVKKKAVPAPEDAKNYLWSVHRGFPTYHGLDGFYNVKEFRETQSHGITRITYDDYWCLTTAVTLPDGCTTRTLDVDYRSFLPAAIEDANRNIQEARCSAFGEPLVISFRGTELGKPVGFDPLETYVAPSDRDPAIAIDDPKKAIGRFASAAFWDTFSWMGRVSRTSPPSPEWLAWARTEGFILPSGHLCVRARQHLVALENPDANEKILKAQIDAAHREPVHAVTLLADRYPDDAEAEMQVRVSIVCLDGFGRVLQTKVEAEPGKSWLVEKGELVLKDDGTPEEADVPRRWRVSEPVEYNNKGEKVRIYRPYFADWWGYINDKSLRKHAYHDQQYYDAAGRPTETVLAKKMLQGDPPELKPLRREMWYWIWCNVAFDENDLFVPPPKQQRTTRTLH, encoded by the coding sequence ATGGCCATGGACACTCAAGGCAAACTTGAAATCAACGCGCCCTCCCTGCCCAAAGGCGGTGGCGCCATTCAAAGCATCGGCAAGGGTTGGGGGGCGGTGGGCACTAACGGTGCGGCGTCGCTGAGCTTGCCATTGCCGATTTCTCCCGGACGCGGCTTTGCCCCGGCGCTGAGCATGGGTTACAGCAGCGGCGTGGGTAACAGCCCTTTTGGTATTGGTTGGGCGCTCACCACCAACGCCATCACCCTACGTACCACCAAGGGCGTGCCAACCTACGACGGCAACGACCAGGTGATGGGGCCAGGCGGTGACGTGTGGATGCCCGAGCGCAATGAAGCCGACGGCTCGCTGATCTTCAGGACCGTAGCCACTTACAACGGCTCGCCACTGGGCGCCGAGCATAGGGTGGTGCGCCACTGGCCGCGAATCGAGGGTGAATTTGCTCTAATCGAGCATTGGTCCACCCCGGCTGACACAGCGGGGTTTTGGTTGGTTCACGGCGCCGATGGCAGCCTGCATATTTATGGCAAAACCGGAGACTCGCGCCGGGCGGATCCTGACCCCGAGAAGAAAGACCATGTCGGCGTCTGGATGATCGACGAAAGCCTCAATACGCGAGGCGAGCACATCATCTACGAGTACAAGGCCGAAGTGGATGCCCCCACAGCGCCGCAGTTGCGTGATTACCGCGCTCAACGTTACCTCAAACGCGTGTGCTACGGCAATGCCGAGGCTCACCCGCACCTGTACGCCTGGGTCGCCGACAGCTGGAAAAAAGAACAATGGCACTTCCATCTGGTGTTCGATTATGGCGAGCGCAGCACGGAACTTGAGACCACGCCAACATTTGATGAGCCGCAACCGCCGATATGGCCTGAACGCAGCGACCCGTTCTGGAACTACAGCTACGGTTTCGAACTGGGCACCCGACGCCTGTGTCGGCAAGTGCTGATGTTTCATCACTTCCCCAAAGAGTTGGGGGATACACGGGTGCTGGTCCAGCGCCTGTTGCTGGAGCACCGGGAAAGCCCGCTGGGTTACAACCACCTGACCGCTGCTCATATTCAGGCCTACGACAGCCTGGGCCAGGTAGAAAACCGGCCGCCGATGGAGTTCAGCTACAACGCGTGCGAACTCGATCCGCTGCACCCGGGCTGGACTCGGTTCCCGGACATGCCCGGGCTCAACGATGGGCAGGGTTACCAACTGGTGGACCTGTATGGCGAAGGAATGCCTGGGGTGTTGTGTCGCTATGACAATGCCTGGTACTACCGCGAACCGCTGCGCGCGGAAACTGGTGTCGACGAGGTGCGCTACAGCGACTGGAAACGACTGGACAACATTCCCGTGGCCGACCACAGCAAACCGGTTCGTCAGACACTCACTGACCTGACGGGTGACGGCAAGCTGGATTGGGTGGTCGCGATGCCCGGGATGTGCGGTTTTTTCACCCTCGACCCAGACCGAAGCTGGTCGAACTTCATTCCCTTCGATGCTTTTCCCAGCGAGTTCTTCCACCCCAAGGCGCACATGGCCGACCTAGTGGGGGATGGCCTGAGCGACATGGCGCTGATCGGCACCCGCAGCGTGCGCCTCTATGCCAACCGTCGTGAGGCTGGCTTCGCCGACGGCATCGATGTGCCTCATCTGGATAAAACGGCCGAGGAGGATGACGATGACCTGCCACCGCTGAGCGACACCCCGACTGAACTGGTGGCCTTCGCCGATGTGCTCGGCAGTGGACAGGCACACTTGGTGCGCATCCGTCACAACGAGGTCAAATGCTGGCCTAACCTGGGTCGCGGGCGTTTCGGCAAGGGTTTTGTGCTGTGTGCCTTGCCGTTCGAATACGACGAGTTCAATGCCTCGCAGGTGCTGCTGGCCGATCTCGACGGCTCGGGCGCGGCCGACCTGATCTACCTGGAGCCTGATCGCCTGCGGGTGTTCATGAACCATGCTGGTAATGGTTATGAGCTGATCTCAGTCAACCTATCCTGGCCCGATGGTGTGCGCTACGACCAACTCTGCCAGGTCAGCACCGCCGACCTGCAAGGGCTGGGTTGCTCCAGCCTGATTGTGACGGTACCGCACATGGAGCCACGGCACTGGCGCTACGACTTCGTCAAGGCCAAGCCCTACCTGGTCAACGGAACCTGCAACAATATGGGCGCCAGCAGCAGCGTGACCTACCGCAGTTCGTCTCAGGAATGGCTGGATGAGAAGCAGGAGCAGATCGAGGACGGGGTAGAAACCCCCGTGTCCCATCTGCCGTTCGCCATGCACCTGGTGAGCCAGCAAACCCAGATCGATGAGATCACCGGCAACCGGCTGACTCAGGGCTTCAGGTATCGAGGCGGTTATTACGACCGCATCGAACGAGAGTTCCGGGGTTTTCGCCTGCTGGAACAGACCGACACCGAAGCCACGCCGGCAGAACGCGCGAGTGCCGGTTTCACCGCACCGATCCTGAGCAAAACCTGGTTTCATACAGGCGAGGCCATCGACGCGCCGAGGGACGGTTATTACAAGCGTGATCTGCAGGCCATCCCCCTGCAGCCCACGCTGCTGCAGAACTACCACTTCAATGATCGCTCAGCGCAAGCACTTGTCGCACCTGATGAAGACGCCGCTCGTGAAATCGCCCGTAGCCTGAGCGGCCGGGTAGTGCGCTCGGAGGTGTTCGCGGCGGACGACGCCCCGGCCACTGCCGTGCCCTATGTAGTTCAGGAAAACCGCTACGTGGTACGGGTATTGCGCCCCAAAGGTGAGCATCAGCCTTACGCGGTACTCCAGCCCATGGACCTGGAGTCGATCAGTTACCAATATGAGCCGCACATCGACGATGATCCGCTGTGCCAGCACAGCCTCAACTTGGAGTGGGATGAATATGGCAGCGTCGTGCATACGTTTGCTGTGAGCTACGCTCGACGCAAAACCGACAAGGATGCGCCGCCCTTCAGTGATGAGCATCAGAAGACCTGGTGGAAGGACGCCCATGACCCCGCTCAACAATGTTGGTACCTAACGCAAACTAAGGCACTGCACATCCACCATTTGGATATTGAGGATAAAGAGCCAGACCTTGAGGCTTGGCGCCTGGGCCTGCCTTACCAGCAGCGCAGCAATGCGCTGGTGCTGGAAAAAAACGAACTGAGCCTTGACACGATCAACCATAAAAACTTGCTTGAATGGAGCAAGGACGATGGTAAGTGGGCGAAACAATCGGTGCTGACCGGCTTGTCGTTGCAGTACTACATGGATCCTGAGAATGGCAAAACTCTGGACCCGGGCAAAGCAACCTTCGAGGGCTTGCCCGCTTATGTGGAAACGGCGGAGCTGGATGAGGTCGCCCTGAGTGCTTACGACGAACTCAAGGACGAGGAGGGCAATATGCCCTTCAACCTGAAAGAAAAGCTCGAATCGCCTGAGGTTGGTTACCACATCATGGCGCTGTTCTTACCCAAGGTGAAAAAGAAAGCGGTTCCGGCCCCTGAGGACGCGAAAAACTATTTGTGGTCCGTACACCGGGGTTTTCCCACCTACCATGGGCTGGACGGCTTTTATAACGTCAAAGAATTCCGGGAGACCCAAAGCCACGGCATTACCCGGATCACCTACGACGACTACTGGTGCCTGACCACCGCTGTCACCTTGCCGGACGGTTGTACTACCCGCACCCTCGATGTCGACTACCGGTCCTTCCTGCCGGCGGCCATTGAGGACGCCAATCGCAACATTCAGGAAGCCCGTTGCAGCGCGTTCGGTGAACCACTGGTGATCAGTTTCCGCGGTACAGAGCTGGGAAAACCCGTGGGTTTCGATCCTCTGGAGACCTATGTGGCACCGTCAGACCGCGACCCCGCTATCGCCATCGACGACCCGAAAAAGGCCATTGGCAGATTTGCCAGCGCCGCCTTCTGGGACACCTTCAGCTGGATGGGACGTGTTTCCCGGACATCACCGCCGTCACCTGAATGGCTCGCCTGGGCCAGGACCGAAGGTTTTATTCTGCCCAGTGGACACCTCTGCGTCAGAGCCCGGCAGCATCTTGTTGCGCTGGAAAACCCAGACGCGAACGAGAAGATTCTGAAAGCGCAGATTGACGCTGCACACCGTGAGCCGGTACACGCCGTTACTCTATTGGCCGACCGCTACCCCGACGATGCAGAGGCAGAGATGCAGGTGCGGGTGAGCATCGTGTGCCTGGACGGTTTCGGCCGGGTGCTGCAAACCAAGGTGGAGGCCGAGCCGGGCAAGTCCTGGCTGGTTGAAAAGGGAGAGCTGGTACTTAAGGACGACGGTACGCCCGAAGAAGCCGATGTGCCGCGACGCTGGCGGGTTAGTGAGCCAGTCGAGTACAACAATAAGGGCGAAAAGGTAAGGATCTATCGGCCTTACTTTGCTGATTGGTGGGGCTATATCAATGATAAATCGTTGCGCAAGCATGCCTATCACGACCAGCAGTACTACGACGCGGCAGGCCGCCCGACCGAGACCGTGCTGGCGAAAAAAATGCTGCAGGGCGACCCGCCGGAGTTGAAGCCATTGCGCCGGGAGATGTGGTACTGGATCTGGTGCAACGTGGCCTTCGATGAAAACGATCTGTTTGTGCCACCGCCAAAGCAACAGAGAACGACTAGGACACTCCATTGA